Proteins encoded within one genomic window of Cytophagales bacterium:
- a CDS encoding aminotransferase class I/II-fold pyridoxal phosphate-dependent enzyme: MNFETNAVRTQIENALHREHSSPIYMTSSFTFADAEEARAMFADEVPGNIYSRYSNPNTSEFIDKLCLLEKAEDGIATATGMSAMFTSIAGYLQKGDHILASRAVFGSTHQLFTSILPKWGIEHTYFNLHRPEKIESLIQPNTKMIFVESPSNPGLDIIDLEHLGNLANKYGIVLNVDNCFATPYLQNPIDYGATLVTHSATKFIDGQGRSLGGAIVGKREIIEEIRFFARHTGPSLSPFNAWLLSKSLETLAVRMDRHCDNAHKIAKYLEGHEELELVKYPFLESHPQYDLARKQMKHGGGLVSIIVKGGIERGVKFLSSLKLLSLTANLGDTRTTVTHPASTTHSKLTEEERSSVGIAPGLVRISAGLEDINDIVQDIEQALTVSADVIVT; this comes from the coding sequence ATGAACTTCGAGACGAACGCCGTACGTACCCAGATTGAAAATGCACTCCACAGGGAGCATTCTTCTCCGATTTACATGACTAGTAGCTTCACCTTTGCCGATGCAGAGGAAGCGAGGGCCATGTTTGCAGATGAAGTCCCTGGCAATATCTACTCGCGATATTCCAACCCTAATACATCGGAATTTATCGATAAACTTTGCTTGTTAGAAAAAGCGGAAGACGGTATTGCCACAGCAACAGGCATGTCTGCTATGTTCACGAGCATTGCTGGCTACTTGCAAAAAGGGGATCATATTCTGGCTTCAAGAGCTGTTTTTGGGTCTACTCACCAGCTGTTCACTTCTATCTTGCCAAAATGGGGCATTGAACATACTTACTTCAATCTTCATCGTCCGGAAAAGATAGAGAGCCTGATCCAGCCCAATACGAAAATGATTTTTGTAGAATCTCCAAGTAATCCAGGATTGGATATTATTGATCTGGAGCACTTAGGTAATCTGGCCAACAAATACGGAATTGTTTTGAACGTGGACAATTGTTTTGCAACTCCTTACCTGCAAAACCCTATCGATTATGGCGCCACATTGGTCACACATTCTGCAACCAAATTCATTGATGGACAGGGCCGTTCTTTGGGCGGTGCCATCGTCGGAAAAAGGGAAATTATTGAAGAAATACGGTTTTTCGCGCGCCACACTGGTCCCAGTCTTTCCCCATTTAATGCGTGGTTACTGAGCAAAAGTCTGGAGACCCTGGCCGTGCGAATGGATCGCCACTGCGACAATGCACACAAAATAGCAAAATATTTAGAGGGTCATGAGGAACTAGAATTGGTAAAATATCCTTTTCTCGAAAGTCATCCGCAATATGACCTTGCTCGCAAGCAAATGAAACATGGTGGGGGACTTGTTTCGATCATCGTGAAAGGTGGAATCGAACGTGGCGTGAAATTTTTGAGCAGTTTGAAACTTTTGAGTTTGACGGCCAATTTGGGAGACACCCGTACGACGGTGACCCATCCGGCCAGCACCACTCACTCGAAACTGACCGAAGAAGAGCGTAGCAGTGTAGGGATCGCGCCTGGTCTGGTACGTATCTCTGCAGGGTTGGAAGACATAAATGACATTGTACAAGATATAGAACAAGCACTGACTGTAAGTGCAGATGTGATAGTGACATGA
- a CDS encoding nitrite/sulfite reductase, translating to MSTEFDTLSPAAQRDIIELQDKIDRFKKGEIPEERFKAFRLTRGVYGQRQQGVQMFRIKLPFGKINPTQIRAMADLAEEFGHGNLHLTTRQNIQMHYVDVANSPRIWEVLESVGVTAREACGNTVRNITASPYAGIDPDEPFDVSPYAHAVFEYFLRNPICQDMGRKIKMAFSSSEKDSAFTYIHDFGFIPKVIEVQGKQKRGFRVVVGGGLGAQAFVAETAYEFLEEEKLIPFIEAGLRVFDRHGERERRNKARLKFLIDPKKGLGLEKFLQLVEEERQSLPNQVIWIDRETVPNEIPDATTIEAKQTSSPAFEQWLKANVIEQKQAGFYAAKIKVPLGDLKVAKARKFADLVEKWASNDARLTINQGVLLKFLRKEELLGLFHDLQALELGNSGFESLGDIIACPGTDTCNLAVTNSTDLTTELEKLIQNEFPHLIDEANIQIKISGCMNSCGQHMIANIGFHGSSIKYQGKVSPAQQVVLGGGVDPEGRGFIAEKVIKVPTKRVPDTVRNLLLDYEANATEEEYFNQYFQRKGKMYFYELLKPLADLSTLNEEGFQDWGREVSFTPEIGVGECAGVVLDLVSTIVGDAQEKATWGREALNEGKWSGAIYHAYSAMVIGAKALLLHEEIQCNTHNQIINTFQEKLVAEGNFNSVSDFPETVLQINKHEPSEGFANEYLATAEAFMAEVLNYREVQQGEKLVISNFYKA from the coding sequence ATGAGTACCGAATTCGACACCTTATCCCCAGCTGCACAGCGCGACATCATCGAGCTGCAAGACAAGATAGATCGCTTCAAAAAAGGCGAAATCCCAGAAGAACGCTTCAAGGCTTTTCGATTGACCAGAGGCGTTTATGGTCAGCGACAACAAGGCGTGCAAATGTTCAGGATCAAGCTCCCTTTTGGAAAGATCAATCCAACACAAATCCGTGCCATGGCAGACCTGGCGGAAGAATTCGGTCACGGCAATTTGCATCTCACCACACGCCAGAACATACAGATGCACTATGTGGATGTGGCCAATTCGCCCCGCATTTGGGAGGTGTTGGAATCCGTTGGTGTGACTGCCCGTGAAGCTTGCGGTAATACCGTACGTAACATTACCGCCAGTCCCTATGCTGGCATTGATCCTGATGAACCTTTTGATGTATCTCCCTATGCGCATGCTGTATTCGAGTACTTCTTGCGCAATCCCATCTGCCAGGACATGGGCCGTAAGATCAAAATGGCTTTCTCTTCCTCAGAAAAGGACTCAGCCTTCACTTATATCCATGATTTCGGTTTCATCCCAAAAGTGATTGAAGTGCAGGGAAAACAAAAAAGAGGCTTCCGGGTGGTTGTCGGTGGCGGCTTGGGTGCACAAGCTTTTGTTGCTGAAACGGCCTATGAATTTCTGGAAGAAGAAAAACTGATCCCGTTCATCGAAGCAGGTTTGCGAGTATTTGACCGTCACGGCGAAAGAGAAAGAAGAAATAAAGCACGTCTGAAATTCCTGATTGATCCCAAAAAAGGCCTCGGGCTTGAAAAATTCCTGCAACTCGTAGAGGAAGAACGTCAATCTTTGCCCAATCAGGTGATCTGGATTGATCGGGAAACAGTACCCAATGAAATTCCTGATGCCACCACCATTGAAGCAAAACAGACCTCTTCTCCAGCATTTGAACAGTGGCTAAAAGCCAATGTAATTGAGCAAAAACAGGCTGGTTTTTACGCCGCTAAGATCAAAGTTCCTTTAGGCGATCTGAAGGTAGCAAAAGCAAGAAAGTTTGCAGATTTAGTGGAGAAATGGGCCTCTAATGATGCGAGGCTTACCATTAATCAAGGCGTTTTGCTCAAATTCCTCCGCAAGGAAGAATTACTGGGCTTATTCCATGACTTACAGGCATTAGAGCTTGGTAACAGTGGTTTTGAAAGCCTCGGAGACATCATCGCGTGCCCGGGGACGGATACCTGTAACCTTGCCGTGACCAATAGCACAGACCTCACCACAGAACTGGAAAAACTGATCCAAAACGAGTTTCCACATTTGATTGATGAAGCCAACATCCAGATCAAGATCAGTGGATGCATGAATTCCTGTGGCCAGCACATGATCGCCAACATTGGGTTCCATGGCAGCAGTATCAAATACCAGGGTAAAGTCTCTCCTGCTCAGCAAGTGGTATTAGGCGGAGGAGTCGACCCGGAGGGACGTGGATTCATCGCTGAAAAAGTGATCAAGGTACCCACCAAACGAGTGCCTGATACCGTCCGAAATTTGCTCCTGGATTATGAAGCCAACGCAACCGAAGAAGAGTACTTCAATCAGTACTTCCAGCGCAAGGGCAAAATGTATTTCTATGAGTTACTGAAGCCTTTGGCCGATCTGTCTACACTGAATGAGGAAGGTTTTCAGGATTGGGGTCGTGAGGTTTCCTTCACTCCGGAAATTGGTGTCGGGGAATGTGCCGGTGTGGTACTTGATCTGGTCAGTACCATCGTAGGAGATGCGCAGGAAAAAGCGACCTGGGGAAGAGAAGCACTAAATGAGGGTAAGTGGTCCGGTGCCATTTATCATGCGTACAGCGCCATGGTTATCGGAGCGAAAGCCTTGCTGTTACATGAAGAAATTCAGTGCAACACCCACAACCAGATCATCAATACTTTTCAGGAAAAACTAGTAGCCGAAGGAAATTTCAACAGTGTCAGTGATTTCCCTGAGACAGTACTTCAGATCAATAAGCATGAGCCTTCCGAAGGTTTTGCAAATGAATATTTAGCCACTGCAGAAGCATTCATGGCTGAAGTATTGAACTATCGCGAGGTTCAACAAGGAGAAAAATTAGTCATCAGCAACTTCTACAAAGCATAA
- the cobA gene encoding uroporphyrinogen-III C-methyltransferase, with the protein MDQSKLTLVGAGPGDPELITLKGVNALQQADVVLYDALVNPELLQHAPEAEHIPVGKRAGKASVKQQTINQLIVEHALQGKHVVRLKGGDPFLFARGFEELEYARSFGIEVNSVVGVSSLHLPGMYGIPLTLRGVNQSINIVTATTSEGTLSNEVEQAAKHAATTVFFMGFNKLEQIVDHYLTHRPADLPVAVIGRGSLEDAFVYQSTVGEIVTELKDVKVPSPALLLFGEVAGVRYGEILSDVESQITRVA; encoded by the coding sequence ATGGATCAGTCAAAACTTACCTTAGTCGGTGCGGGGCCCGGAGACCCGGAATTGATCACACTCAAAGGTGTGAATGCCCTTCAACAGGCAGATGTAGTACTTTACGATGCCCTGGTCAATCCTGAATTATTGCAACATGCACCGGAGGCTGAGCACATTCCTGTCGGCAAACGAGCCGGCAAAGCCAGTGTTAAGCAGCAAACCATCAACCAATTGATCGTGGAACATGCCCTGCAAGGCAAGCACGTCGTTCGGTTGAAAGGTGGTGATCCCTTTCTTTTCGCCAGGGGTTTTGAAGAGTTGGAATATGCACGATCCTTTGGTATTGAAGTAAACTCCGTGGTAGGCGTGAGCAGCTTGCATCTTCCGGGCATGTATGGGATTCCGCTCACCTTAAGAGGGGTCAACCAGAGCATCAACATCGTGACGGCCACAACCTCGGAGGGAACATTGAGTAATGAAGTAGAGCAAGCGGCAAAACATGCAGCGACCACAGTATTCTTCATGGGTTTCAACAAACTAGAGCAGATCGTTGACCACTACCTGACTCACCGCCCAGCAGATCTACCTGTAGCCGTCATTGGTCGTGGGTCGTTGGAGGATGCATTTGTCTACCAATCCACCGTCGGAGAAATCGTTACAGAATTGAAGGATGTCAAAGTGCCTTCTCCTGCTTTGTTGTTGTTCGGAGAAGTCGCTGGTGTAAGATATGGTGAGATCCTGTCAGATGTAGAAAGCCAAATCACCCGTGTAGCATGA
- a CDS encoding bifunctional precorrin-2 dehydrogenase/sirohydrochlorin ferrochelatase — MSQEHLQNHLFPIFLKLREVPTLLVGGGNVGLEKLEALLKNDAEALVHIVAPEIREEIQELAKAHQGITLEFRVFDPSDLDNFRVAILATDQPELHKEIKALALIKKVLVNVADTPDLCDFYLGSTVKKGALKIGISTNGQSPTLAKRIRELLEEVLPDDTPQLLKNLKAIRDRLKGDFEFKVNKLNDITTKMLKDDE; from the coding sequence ATGAGTCAGGAGCATCTGCAAAATCACCTTTTCCCCATCTTCCTGAAACTACGGGAAGTACCTACTCTGCTGGTAGGAGGTGGAAATGTAGGTCTGGAAAAACTGGAGGCCTTGTTGAAAAATGATGCAGAGGCACTGGTACACATTGTGGCCCCGGAGATCCGGGAAGAAATTCAGGAGCTCGCAAAGGCTCATCAAGGAATAACCCTGGAATTCCGTGTTTTCGATCCTTCTGATCTGGACAACTTTCGAGTGGCCATTCTGGCAACTGATCAGCCAGAACTACACAAAGAAATCAAAGCTTTGGCGCTGATCAAAAAGGTGTTGGTGAATGTTGCTGATACGCCCGACCTATGTGATTTCTATCTAGGGTCAACGGTCAAAAAAGGTGCGTTAAAGATCGGGATCAGCACCAATGGCCAATCTCCTACCCTCGCCAAGCGGATTCGGGAATTGCTGGAGGAAGTGCTCCCGGATGATACCCCTCAATTACTCAAAAACTTAAAAGCCATTCGGGACCGACTCAAAGGTGACTTTGAATTCAAGGTCAATAAACTGAATGACATCACTACTAAAATGCTCAAGGACGATGAATGA
- a CDS encoding phosphoadenylyl-sulfate reductase produces the protein MNDFLTDIDLNTLNKEFEPLTFQERMTLLFEKFDPEEILVTTSLGSTSSILLHLLSKAAPEHPVNLINTGYLFEETLTHRRNIEQKLGINIVDVKPSKNKHVFTQENNSWNHNNDLCCFVNKVEPMNRLKKGKKIWISGVLRFQNENRRHLNIFHDSGNIIKFHPIIDMKQEDVGLYHQVFDLPVNSLFYQGYGSIGCHHCTAKGEGREGRWLNAQKTECGLHL, from the coding sequence ATGAATGATTTTTTAACGGATATCGACCTCAATACGCTCAACAAGGAGTTTGAACCCTTGACGTTTCAGGAACGAATGACATTGCTGTTCGAAAAGTTTGACCCTGAAGAAATTCTAGTCACCACCTCTTTGGGCTCAACCTCTTCTATTTTGCTTCACTTATTGAGCAAGGCGGCTCCGGAGCATCCGGTCAATCTAATCAATACAGGCTATTTATTTGAGGAGACATTAACGCATCGCCGGAACATTGAACAAAAACTAGGCATCAATATCGTCGACGTAAAACCCTCAAAAAATAAACATGTCTTTACCCAGGAAAACAATTCCTGGAATCACAACAATGACCTTTGCTGCTTTGTGAACAAAGTCGAACCCATGAATCGCCTGAAAAAAGGGAAAAAGATCTGGATCTCCGGCGTACTCCGGTTTCAAAATGAAAACCGCAGGCACCTCAATATTTTTCATGATTCGGGGAATATCATCAAGTTCCATCCCATCATCGACATGAAGCAAGAGGACGTTGGATTGTACCATCAGGTATTTGATCTACCAGTAAATTCATTGTTCTATCAGGGGTACGGATCTATCGGCTGTCACCACTGTACTGCGAAAGGAGAAGGACGTGAAGGAAGATGGCTCAATGCACAAAAGACGGAATGCGGGCTACACCTTTGA
- a CDS encoding tyrosinase family protein has translation MSTQKIEKANGRRQFLKSSIGSAAAVTLPASMTMCGPNEEGAAQSAQGPQGPRYRKNVTSLTAQEKADFTNGILELKRVPSPFFKNNLLSYYDGLVRMHQLAVIQARQQGFGVGHKCPSLLPFHRKLVLLLEDGLRSVTGKDIAVPFWDWTDPSSVATVFADDFMGPATGDPNNDYAVTSGPFKKGDYELNLITVPDGDEDYLNFCPFPFLTRAGTIGDNNQKTNINSQLPLLATVDLPTSLEVNAAMEVPNYDIAPFDPSVDRAQSFRNHLGGWKGPGGAPTLHNVVHTWTGGSWESCSYRYYPGAKTATITNCDGDEKAWPAWITGKRYYVGTMQALQTSANDPVFFIHHANVDRIWAEWQAKEGNGGTDGYPKQGAEGLQAGWGPDDEIAPYAAHKDVPEMTKTGITNASMLDIEKLGYSYEPV, from the coding sequence ATGAGTACGCAGAAAATCGAGAAAGCCAACGGTCGTCGGCAATTTCTCAAATCCAGTATTGGCAGCGCCGCAGCTGTCACCTTACCCGCAAGTATGACCATGTGTGGCCCCAATGAAGAGGGAGCTGCACAATCTGCTCAAGGTCCGCAAGGCCCACGTTACCGTAAAAACGTCACGAGCTTAACCGCTCAGGAAAAAGCAGACTTTACCAATGGCATTCTTGAACTAAAAAGAGTACCTTCTCCTTTCTTCAAAAACAACCTGCTGAGCTATTATGATGGCTTGGTACGCATGCATCAGCTTGCGGTAATCCAGGCAAGGCAGCAGGGATTCGGTGTAGGACACAAATGCCCTTCTTTATTGCCATTCCACAGAAAACTGGTCCTTTTATTGGAAGATGGTCTGAGGTCAGTCACGGGAAAAGATATTGCAGTACCCTTTTGGGACTGGACAGATCCATCCAGTGTAGCAACGGTTTTCGCAGATGATTTCATGGGGCCAGCAACAGGGGACCCTAACAATGACTATGCGGTTACCTCTGGGCCATTCAAAAAAGGGGATTATGAATTGAACTTGATCACTGTTCCTGATGGAGACGAGGATTACCTTAACTTTTGCCCATTCCCATTCCTGACGCGTGCGGGTACCATTGGAGACAACAATCAGAAAACCAATATCAATAGCCAGTTGCCGCTTTTAGCAACTGTCGATTTGCCTACCAGTCTTGAAGTAAATGCGGCTATGGAAGTACCAAATTACGACATAGCACCCTTTGACCCTTCCGTAGATCGAGCGCAGAGCTTTAGAAACCATCTGGGCGGATGGAAAGGTCCCGGAGGTGCCCCGACCCTTCACAACGTTGTTCATACGTGGACTGGCGGTTCCTGGGAAAGCTGTTCTTACCGATACTATCCGGGAGCGAAAACTGCCACCATCACCAACTGTGATGGCGACGAAAAAGCATGGCCAGCCTGGATCACTGGAAAACGCTACTATGTAGGGACCATGCAGGCACTGCAAACTTCGGCCAATGATCCGGTATTCTTCATTCATCATGCCAATGTGGACCGAATTTGGGCCGAATGGCAAGCCAAGGAAGGTAATGGCGGCACCGATGGTTACCCAAAACAAGGAGCCGAAGGACTACAAGCAGGCTGGGGTCCTGATGATGAAATCGCCCCTTATGCTGCGCATAAAGATGTTCCTGAAATGACCAAAACAGGCATCACAAACGCATCTATGTTGGACATAGAGAAGTTAGGTTATTCTTACGAGCCAGTGTAA
- a CDS encoding DoxX family protein, which translates to MSDQTIPKVLLWTSYILQGIIVVMFVMGAAMNLMENEEAVQNAVAFGYMEHTVFKLGVALLLSTILYAIPRTAVIGALFLTAWLGGAVATHVIHQDPVFNTVFPAIFGVVMWLALWLRDPRVRGMIK; encoded by the coding sequence ATGTCAGATCAAACAATCCCTAAAGTGCTTTTATGGACTTCCTACATTTTGCAAGGAATCATCGTTGTGATGTTTGTTATGGGAGCGGCGATGAATTTGATGGAGAATGAAGAAGCCGTGCAAAATGCCGTAGCCTTTGGTTATATGGAGCACACGGTATTTAAACTGGGAGTGGCACTATTGCTGTCTACCATTTTATATGCCATTCCGAGAACGGCGGTGATTGGCGCGCTTTTTTTAACAGCCTGGCTGGGCGGGGCGGTTGCTACACACGTCATCCATCAGGACCCTGTATTCAATACCGTATTTCCCGCCATTTTCGGGGTGGTGATGTGGCTGGCTTTGTGGCTCCGAGATCCGCGAGTGAGAGGGATGATTAAATAA
- a CDS encoding cupin domain-containing protein yields the protein MNAQEVIDYLELQPLPVEGGYYRQTHRADEIIDKKHFKVDYDEDKAIYTAIYYLLTPDTQSALHWLPTDEIFHFYLGDPVTMLNLFETGTSELITLGQDILKGHQVQYKVPGRTWQGSYLQEGGSFALMGTTMAPGFDFSDFKAADQEALITQFPEQAELIRQLSD from the coding sequence ATGAACGCTCAGGAAGTAATTGACTATTTGGAACTTCAACCACTTCCTGTGGAAGGGGGGTATTACCGACAAACCCATCGAGCCGATGAAATCATTGATAAAAAGCATTTTAAAGTGGATTATGACGAAGATAAGGCTATTTACACCGCTATTTATTACTTACTGACTCCCGATACCCAGTCTGCTTTGCATTGGCTTCCAACTGATGAGATTTTTCATTTTTATTTGGGTGATCCGGTTACCATGCTCAATTTATTCGAAACAGGGACATCTGAGTTGATCACATTGGGTCAGGACATACTAAAAGGTCATCAAGTTCAGTACAAGGTCCCAGGGAGAACCTGGCAGGGATCGTACTTACAGGAGGGTGGAAGTTTTGCTCTGATGGGAACAACTATGGCTCCAGGTTTTGATTTTTCTGATTTTAAAGCGGCCGATCAAGAAGCATTGATCACTCAATTTCCGGAACAAGCTGAGTTGATCAGACAATTGTCTGATTAG